A window of Streptomyces sp. Je 1-332 genomic DNA:
CGAGCGCACCCGCATCCTGATCGACCCGCGCGCCGGATCCACCACCGCGCTCCCCTCGGGCCGCCGTGAACTCCCCGGCCCCGCACACCAGTCCGTACGCGAACTCGCCACCCAACTGCGTACGGAGATCAAGCAGGTCACCGGCATCACACCCCGGATCGCCCACACGGGCCGCCCGGCCGCCGGCGACATCACGCTCGGCCTCACCGCCAAGGGGGACCTCGGCCCCGAGGGCTACGGCTTCGACAGCGCGGGCCCCATCCGCATCGAGGCCGCCTCCACCCACGGCCTCTACTACGGCACCCGCACGCTCCTCCAGCTCCTGCGCTCCACGGCCGACGACCACCGCGCCGTCCCCCGAGCCCGCTCCACCGACCGCCCCGCGCAGGCCGTCCGCATGGTCCACCTCGACGCGGGACGCAAGTACTGGAAGATCCCCTACCTGGAGAACCTGATCCGCAGGATGGGCGACCAGAAGCTCAACACCCTCTTCCTGCACCTCTCCGAGTCCGAGGGCTTCCGCCTGGACAGCCCGAAGTTCCCGGGCCTCGCGGACCCCGACCACAGCTACAGCCGCGCCGACATCGAGCATCTGAAGGCCTTCGCGGCCCGCCATCACGTCCAGTTGATGCCCGGCCTCGAACTCCCCGGTCACGCCACCGTGATCAGCGAGGCCTTCGGCATCGGCTTCGGGTCCGGCGCGGACGCCTGCACGGGCGCCCACACGCACTCGCACCTGACGCCCGACTGGATCATCGACATGACCAGCGACAAGGCGATCGCGAAGTCGAAGGAGATCGTGGACGAGTTCGCGGGCTGGTTCGACGCGCCGCTGTTCTCCATCGGCGCGGAGGAGGTCCCGGGACAGCTCGCGGAATGCCCGCGCGTGCAGAACCACCTGGCGAGCGCGCCCGACGTGTCCACTCTCGGCGATCTCCTCAACCGCTACATCAACACCCTCGACGACGTGGTCACTTCGCACGGCAAGCGCACGGCCGTCTACAACGGCTCCGAGCACCTCGCGGCGCCCCAGCAGAAGGTCCACGCCCCCGTCGTCTTCCTCACCTGGGAGGGCACGGGCGCCGAGCCCGAGATCCCCGGCCACGACGAGATCGCCATCGGCCCGTTCTACGACACCCCGAACAACTACCACCACCTGTATCCGGACGAGCCCTGGATGTACGACGACTGGGCGCCGAACACCGATCCCGACATGCTCGGCTCCGGCGTCACCAACTGGGCCGACTACAACTTCTGGGCCGACGACGGCTACTTCGAGCAGCACATGGCGGGCCCCCGCGCGATCCTCGCCGACCGCGCCTGGAACAAGTCCGCGACCCCGGACACGCTCACCGACTTCCGGGCCCGCGCCACCCGCATCGGCGACCCACCGGGCACGACTCCGGCGCCCGTACCCCCGAGGGTGGAGGGGCGGCCGAGCCACCACTGGACGTTCGACGACGCCTCGTACCCCAGCGGCTGGACGTACGCGGGCAGTCCCGGCAACACGCTCTTCGCCGAGGACGTGGCGGGCGGTCTGCCCGGTACCTCCTACATCATCAACAACCCGACCCCGGTCAAGGGCGTGCACGGCCAGGCATGGCGCTTCGACTCCGACCGGGACGGCGTGGGCTTCGGCGGTCTCGACGTCGCCGAGCCGTGGACGGTTTCGGTACGGGTCCGCCCGACGGCGAGGACCGGGGACCAGGTGCTGCTCAGTTCCAAGGCGGGCGCGCTGAAGCTGATGCAGCACGGCACCGGGAGGGTCGGCTTCACGCGGTACGGCGAGGCCGACCACAGTTTCGACTTCACGCTGCCGCTGGACCGCTGGACGCGGCTGACCTGGGTGACGACTCCGGGGCACACCACCTTGTACGCCGACGGGAAGCGGGTCGGGTCCCTCGCGGCGTCGATCCCGCTGCCGCTGCGGTCCATCGGGACGGAGAAGGCGAGCCTGCGGGGCGATCTCGACGACCTCATGACGTGGGACGAGGCGTTGTCTCCCGAGAAGGCCGCACGACTGCGCTGAGCCCAGCCAAGCCCAGCCCCGGTCGGGCGCGTGCGTAAGGGGCGGGGCTGCGCAGCCCCGCCCCTTACAGGCCCATCCCTTATAGGCCCCGCCCCTTACATGCCACCTCCGGGGTCACCCCAGAGCGGCCACCCGGTCGCGATAGCCCCGCACCGCCGCCGCGTCGCGGTACGGCTCAAGCCGCCGCTCGAATTCGCGTACGTACTCGATGGCTCGCACCGACCGCATCTCGCCCGCCGCCTGCGCCGCCTCCGCGCCCAGCTGGCAGGCCTGCTCCAGCTCGCCGAGGCCAAGGCGCGACGAGGCGAGCACGATCCGGCAGAACAGGCGACTGCGGGCGTACCCGGGGGCGCGCAGCTGGAGCGAGCGCTCCGCGTGCTGGGCGGCCACGCGGTACTGCTGGAGGTCCCGGTGGCAGTGCCCGAACTCGTCCGCGAGCTGCGCCTCGTCGAAGAACCGCGCCCAGTAGGGGACTTCGTCGCCCGGCCGTGCCGTCTCCAGGGCCCGCTCGGCCCGGACCATCGACGCCGTGCACGCCCGCACCTCGCCGAGCACGCCGTGCCCGCGCGCCTCGACCGAGTGCAGCAGGGCCTGCACGACGGGCGGCGCCGATGACCCGACCCCCTGCTGGGCCACCCGCGCCAGCTGTACGGCCTCTCTGCCGTGCCCGAGGTAGACGGCCTGGCGGCTCATGGTCACCAGGACGTACGAGCCGTACGCGCGGTCGCCCGCCGCCTGCGAGAGCCGCAGCGCCTGCACGTAGTACCGCTGGGCGAGGCCGTGCGCCGCGATGTCGTACGACGTCCAGCCCGCGAGCCGGGTGAGGTCGGCGGCGGCCGCGAAGAGCCGCCGCCCGGCCTGCTCGCCGTACGTGCCCCGGAGCATCGGCTCGGCCTCGTGTTCCAGGTAGCGCACGAGGGCCTGCCGGGCGTGCCCGCCGCCGTACGCGTGGTCGAGGGCGCGGAAGAGTTCGCCGACGGAGCGCAGGGCCGAGATGTCGCCGCTGGTCACCTTGGCCCCGAGGCCGCGCTCGGGCTCCTTGCGCTGACGCGGTATGGCCGGCCGGCCCTGCGCGGGCACCCGGGCGCCGCTCGGCGGGTGGTCGCCGCGGCTCACCCGGTCGTCGGCGCGGCCGATCAGCCAGTCTCTGCTGGGCACGACGAGGCCCGCCGGGGTGAACGCAATTTTCCGGAGCTCGGCGTGGCTCCCGGAGTCCTTGCGCCAGAGCCCGCCGACGATGTCGATCGCCTCTTCGGGGCTCGCCGCGAACTCCAGACCGGCGTACACCGGCGCGCACGCGTCGAGCCCGAGATCCTGCGCCGTCAGGCGCCTGCCTAACCGCCGGGTGAAGACCTCGGCGATCAGGGCGGGGGTGGTGCCGCGCGGCTGTTGCCCGCGCAGCCAGCGGGTCACCGATGTCTTGTCGTACCGCAGATCGAGACCGTGCTCGAGGCCCAGCTGATCGACGCGGCGTGCGAGCCCCGCATTGGAGAACCCGGCTTCTGAGATGAGCGCGGCTAGCTGGCGGTTGGGCGTGCGCTGCGGAGGTCGTTCCGTCATCGGCTGTGCGGTCTCCTGCCTTTCGGGCGTTGCCTTGAGCAGCCCTTATGGCTCTGTGAACGGCGTGAATGTAACGGCCCTCGCCGCCCGCATCGCGACCTTCGACCCGCATTCATCCGATCGTGTGAGGATTGGCCGGACGACTGACGAGAATCCGCTGCCCGTACAGTGGCTGGGGGCGCGATATGTGCAAGGTGCAGGTTCTGCGGTGCAGGTACCGGTGCAGGTTCTAGGGAGGCACGTGCCGTGAGTGAGTTTCGGTTCGTCCGGCTGGGCTTCGGCCCGGATTCGGTCGAGTATCAAGACGCCTGGGACGAGCAGCGCCGCGTGCACGCCGCCCGCTTCGCCGACGAACTCCCGGACACATGTCTGCTGCTGGAGCACCCGCCGGTCTACACCGCGGGCCGCCGCACCGAGGACAGCGAGCGCCCGCTGGACGGCACCCCCGTCGTCGACGTGGACCGCGGCGGCAAGATCACCTGGCACGGTCCGGGACAGCTCGTGGGCTACCCGATCCAGAAGCTGCCGCGCCCGGTGGACGTCGTAGCACATGTGCGCCGTCTGGAAGAGGCGCTTATCCGTACGTGTGCGGAATTCGGCCTGGAGACGTCCCGCGTGGAGGGTCGCAGCGGCGTATGGGTCCTCGGTGACCCCGCGCACGAGCGTCCGGCACTTGGCGGCCTGACCCTGGACTTCGATCCGCGCACCCAGGACGACGAGTTCGACGCCCGTTTCAACGGCCCGGAGTACGCCCCGTCCAACGCGGGCCAGCGCCGCGAGGACCGCAAGATCGCGGCGATCGGCATCCGGGTCGCCAAGGGCGTGACGATGCACGGCTTCGCGCTGAACGTGAACCCGGACAACACCGGGTTCGACAAGATCATCCCGTGTGGCATCCGCGACGCGGGCGTGACGTCCCTCTCGTACGAGCTGGGCCGCGAGGTCACGATCGCCGATGTCCTGCCCGTCGCCGAGAGGCACCTGCGGGAGATCCTGGAGAACGCCGAGCTCAAGCCGCGGGTGGTGGAAAAGGCCGCCGAGCAGACGGTTGAGCGGCCTCAGGACGAGAAGGCGACGGCCTAGAGAGCCGGTACGTCCGGGCCTGCCACGGCTTCGGGGAATGCACCCCGGTGGCCAGAGGTTGCCCGAACGTAAGCCCAACGACATCACGGGCGTACCCTGGTGTGCGCCGAAGAATCGAAGCTACAGGGAGCCGATGTGTCCGCAGTCGCACCCGACGGACGCAAGATGCTGCGCCTTGAGGTCCGGAACGCCCAGACCCCGATCGAGCGCAAGCCCGAGTGGATCAAGACCCGGGCGAAAATGGGCCCCGAGTACACGAAGATGCAGAACCTCGTGAAGAGCGAGGGCCTGCACACGGTCTGCCAGGAGGCGGGCTGTCCCAACATCTACGAGTGCTGGGAAGACCGCGAGGCCACCTTCCTCATCGGCGGCGACCAGTGCACCCGGCGCTGCGACTTCTGCCAGATCGACACGGGCAAGCCGCAGGCGCTCGACCGCGACGAGCCGCGCCGTGTCGGTGAGTCCGTCGTGACGATGGACCTGAACTACGCCACGATCACCGGCGTCGCTCGCGACGACCTGGACGACGGCGGCGCCTGGCTGTACGCGGAGACCGTGCGCCAGATCCACGCGATGACGGCGGAGCGCGCGGAGGGCAGGACCAAGGTCGAGCTGCTCATCCCCGACTTCAACGCCGACCCCGACCAGCTGGCCGAGGTCTTCTCCTCGCGCCCCGAGGTCCTCGGGCACAACGTGGAGACGGTGCCGCGCATCTTCAAGCGCATCCGCCCCGGCTTCCGTTTCGAGCGCTCGCTCGAGGTCATCACCCGCGCCCGCGAGGCCGGTCTGGTCACCAAGTCGAACCTCATCCTCGGCATGGGCGAGGAGCGCGAGGAGATCAGCGAGGCGCTGCACGCGCTGCACGACGCGGGCTGCGAGCTCATCACGATCACGCAGTACCTTCGCCCGACCCCGCGCCACCACCCCGTGGAGCGCTGGGCCAAGCCGCAGGAGTTCGTGGAGCTGAAGGAGGAGGCCGAGGAGATCGGCTTCTCCGGCGTCATGTCCGGGCCGCTGGTCCGCTCCTCGTACCGCGCGGGACGCCTCTACCAGATGGCGATCGAGAAGCGCGGCGCGTACGTCGCTTCGCAGGCGGTGTGATCTCTCCCGGAGAGTTCGACTGTGTGAATCGGCGCACAAGTGTCTACTGACAAGTAGTGGCGAGATGACGCGGCCTCCACGGTCCCCGCAGGTGAGGGGGACTGTAGGGGCCGCGTCAACGTTTTGCGGGCCGGCGTCAAGGCTTCATCCGTGTTTGACCGGTCGGTCACGCCCTGGTAACACCAATCAGTGACCCTGGAACTACCCCACGTACTGCCCTACGCACCGACGTACTGCCCTACGTACTCGCCCTACCCATAGCCGCCCAGGAGGGCTCCACCATGCAGGCCGCGCCCGTACGCGCCACCGCCATCCCGTCCGTCACCGACGCGCTGCGCGCCGTCGAGTCGATTCTCATGAGCAGCGGACAGCGCACCGCGCGCCGCAACGCGTGGACGTCCGTGCTCGACGACCGGCGTCGCGCCAAGGACCGGGCCGAGGCGCTGCGCGTGCTCGAAGAGGCGATGACAACCCGCACGTCGTAGTCACCTCCAGGGACACGTAGACTTCACGGCATGGCGAGGAAGGAAACCGCGGCGGACGCCGCGAACCCCGGGCGGCTCAAGCAGATCGCTCAGACCTACAAGATGACCCGCAGGGCCGATCCGCGGATCGGTCTCATCATCGCGGCTGTGGGAATCGTCACCTTTGGTGTCTTCCTCGCGATCGGCTTCTTGATCGGTCACCCGATCTATCTCGGCATTCTCGGCTTTGTGCTCGCCTTCCTCGCGATGGCGATCGTCTTCGGGCGCAGGGCGGAGCGTGCGGCCTTCGGGCAGATGGAGGGCCAGCCCGGTGCGGCGGCCGCGGTGCTCGACAAGATCGGCCGCGGCTGGACGACGACTCCGGCGGTGGCGATGAACCGCAGCCAGGACGTCGTGCACCGCACGGTCGGCAAGGCGGGCATCGTGCTCGTCGCCGAGGGCAACCCGAACCGGGTGAAGAGCCTGCTGGCCGCCGAGAAGAGGCGGATGGCGCGGGTCGTCTCGGACGTCCCGGTCCACGACGTGATCGTCGGCACCGGCGAGGGCCAGGTCCCGCTGAAGAAGCTGCGTACGACGCTTCTGAAGCTGCCCCGCGTCCTCCAGGGCCCGCAGGTCACGGCGACGAACGACCGGCTGCGCGCGATGGGCGACCTGATGAGCAACATGCCGCTGCCGAAGGGTCCGATGCCGAAGGGCATGCGCACGCCTCGCGGTGGCCCGAAGATGCGGTAACTTTCCGCCTCTTTCCTACGTATGGCGAAGGCCCCGGAACCGATTGGTTCCGGGGCCTTCGCCGTACGTAGAGCGGGGATCTCAGATCCGCACCTGGACCGCGCGGCCGAGGCGGTCGTGGAGGCCGCGGCCGTCGCGGTCCCAGATCAGGGCCGGGACGGCGACGCAGAGCAGCACGCTGCGGACGAGGACGCGGACGAAGCCGAGCCGGCCGCCGCCCTCGGCGATGACGCGCAGCCGGAAGAGGGCCTTGCCGGGGGTGCAGCCGACCGTGCCGACCGTCAGGACGGTCATGACGAAGAAGATGCCGAGGGCCCAGTTGCCCATCGCCTGCTGGTCACCGCGAGCGAACAGGCCGTATGCGATGAGCATGCTCACCCCCCAGTCGACGGCGATGGCGCCCATCCGCCGTCCGGGCCGCGCGATCGATCCCGGCCCCTCCTCCGGCAGGCCGAGCTGCTCGCCCCGATACCCGAAGTCGACACCCGCGTCCTCTGCCGCCGCACGAGGGCCGGAGAGCCACGATCCGATTGCTTGCCTGTTGTCCACCCGTCCACGGTACTGCGCCCGATTTCGTCCGAGGACGTGCGGGGTAGGGCGAATGACACCTGACTCGAACCCGCCTCGGTTAACTTCGGCGAAACAAATGGGTCATGCTTGAGAAATCCCCCGTCCCTATGGTCGGGTCCCAGCGTGTGCCACCGCACTGGCCGCACAACGAGCTGCAACCCCGTCCCCGCCTGGGGGTCGGGAGTAGGAGGAGTTGGATGTTCCAGAACGCCGACGACGCAAAGAAGTTCATCGCGGACGAGGACGTGAAGTTCGTAGATGTCCGGTTCTGCGACCTGCCCGGAGTGATGCAGCACTTCACGATCCCGGCAGCGGCGTTCGACCCGAACGAGGAGCTCGCCTTCGACGGTTCGTCGATCCGCGGCTTCCAGGCCATCCACGAGTCCGACATGGCGCTGCGCGCGGACCTGTCGACCGCCCGGGTCGACCCCTTCCGCCGCGACAAGACCATCAACATCAACTTCTTCATCCACGACCCGATCACGGGCGAGCAGTACAGCCGTGACCCGCGCAACATCGCCAAGAAGGCCGAGGCCTACCTCGCGTCGACCGGCATCGCGGACACCGCGTACTTCGGTCCCGAGGCCGAGTTCTACGTCTTCGACAACGTCCGCTTCCAGACGTCGGCGAACGAGAGCTTCTACCACATCGACTCCGAGGCAGGCGCCTGGAACACCGGTGCGGTCGAGAACAACCGTGGCTACAAGGTCCGCTACAAGGGCGGCTACTTCCCGGCCCCGCCGGTCGACCACTTCGCGGACCTCCGCGCGGAGATCTCCCTGGAGCTGGACAAGAACGGCCTCCAGGTCGAGCGCCAGCACCACGAGGTCGGCACGGCCGGCCAGGCGGAGATCAACTACAAGTTCAACACGCTGCTGGCCGCTGCCGACGACCTGATGCTCTTCAAGTACATCGTGAAGAACGTCGCCTGGCGCAACCAGAAGACCGCGACCTTCATGCCGAAGCCGATCTTCGGTGACAACGGCTCGGGCATGCACGTGCACCAGTCGCTGTGGGCCAACGGCGACCCGCTCTTCTACGACGAGCAGGGCTACGCGGGCCTCTCCGACACCGCCCGCTACTACATCGGCGGCATCCTCAAGCACGCCCCGTCGCTGCTCGCCTTCACCAACCCGACGGTGAACTCGTACCACCGCCTGGTCCCGGGCTTCGAGGCGCCGGTCAACATGGTGTACTCGCAGCGCAACCGCTCGGCGGCCATGCGTATCCCGATCACGGGCTCGAACCCGAAGGCCAAGCGCGTCGAGTTCCGCGCGCCGGACCCGTCCTCGAACCCGTACCTCGCGTTCTCGGCGCTCCTGATGGCCGGCCTGGACGGCGTCAAGAACAAGATCGAGCCGCCGGAGCCGATCGACAAGGACCTCTACGAGCTCGCCCCCGAGGAGCACGCGGGCGTCGCCCAGGTCCCGACCTCCCTCCCGGCCGTCCTCGACGCCCTCGAGGCGGACCACGAGTACCTCCTGGCCGGCGGCGTCTTCACCGCCGACCTGATCGAGACGTGGATCGACTACAAGCGCACGAACGAAATCGCCCCGATCCAGCTGCGCCCGCACCCGCACGAGTTCG
This region includes:
- a CDS encoding family 20 glycosylhydrolase, coding for MPTATAAGTAAATATDTADEVPSVIPRPTDWTALDGVTRLTERTRILIDPRAGSTTALPSGRRELPGPAHQSVRELATQLRTEIKQVTGITPRIAHTGRPAAGDITLGLTAKGDLGPEGYGFDSAGPIRIEAASTHGLYYGTRTLLQLLRSTADDHRAVPRARSTDRPAQAVRMVHLDAGRKYWKIPYLENLIRRMGDQKLNTLFLHLSESEGFRLDSPKFPGLADPDHSYSRADIEHLKAFAARHHVQLMPGLELPGHATVISEAFGIGFGSGADACTGAHTHSHLTPDWIIDMTSDKAIAKSKEIVDEFAGWFDAPLFSIGAEEVPGQLAECPRVQNHLASAPDVSTLGDLLNRYINTLDDVVTSHGKRTAVYNGSEHLAAPQQKVHAPVVFLTWEGTGAEPEIPGHDEIAIGPFYDTPNNYHHLYPDEPWMYDDWAPNTDPDMLGSGVTNWADYNFWADDGYFEQHMAGPRAILADRAWNKSATPDTLTDFRARATRIGDPPGTTPAPVPPRVEGRPSHHWTFDDASYPSGWTYAGSPGNTLFAEDVAGGLPGTSYIINNPTPVKGVHGQAWRFDSDRDGVGFGGLDVAEPWTVSVRVRPTARTGDQVLLSSKAGALKLMQHGTGRVGFTRYGEADHSFDFTLPLDRWTRLTWVTTPGHTTLYADGKRVGSLAASIPLPLRSIGTEKASLRGDLDDLMTWDEALSPEKAARLR
- a CDS encoding regulator, translating into MTERPPQRTPNRQLAALISEAGFSNAGLARRVDQLGLEHGLDLRYDKTSVTRWLRGQQPRGTTPALIAEVFTRRLGRRLTAQDLGLDACAPVYAGLEFAASPEEAIDIVGGLWRKDSGSHAELRKIAFTPAGLVVPSRDWLIGRADDRVSRGDHPPSGARVPAQGRPAIPRQRKEPERGLGAKVTSGDISALRSVGELFRALDHAYGGGHARQALVRYLEHEAEPMLRGTYGEQAGRRLFAAAADLTRLAGWTSYDIAAHGLAQRYYVQALRLSQAAGDRAYGSYVLVTMSRQAVYLGHGREAVQLARVAQQGVGSSAPPVVQALLHSVEARGHGVLGEVRACTASMVRAERALETARPGDEVPYWARFFDEAQLADEFGHCHRDLQQYRVAAQHAERSLQLRAPGYARSRLFCRIVLASSRLGLGELEQACQLGAEAAQAAGEMRSVRAIEYVREFERRLEPYRDAAAVRGYRDRVAALG
- the lipB gene encoding lipoyl(octanoyl) transferase LipB, which codes for MSEFRFVRLGFGPDSVEYQDAWDEQRRVHAARFADELPDTCLLLEHPPVYTAGRRTEDSERPLDGTPVVDVDRGGKITWHGPGQLVGYPIQKLPRPVDVVAHVRRLEEALIRTCAEFGLETSRVEGRSGVWVLGDPAHERPALGGLTLDFDPRTQDDEFDARFNGPEYAPSNAGQRREDRKIAAIGIRVAKGVTMHGFALNVNPDNTGFDKIIPCGIRDAGVTSLSYELGREVTIADVLPVAERHLREILENAELKPRVVEKAAEQTVERPQDEKATA
- a CDS encoding lipoyl synthase, translated to MSAVAPDGRKMLRLEVRNAQTPIERKPEWIKTRAKMGPEYTKMQNLVKSEGLHTVCQEAGCPNIYECWEDREATFLIGGDQCTRRCDFCQIDTGKPQALDRDEPRRVGESVVTMDLNYATITGVARDDLDDGGAWLYAETVRQIHAMTAERAEGRTKVELLIPDFNADPDQLAEVFSSRPEVLGHNVETVPRIFKRIRPGFRFERSLEVITRAREAGLVTKSNLILGMGEEREEISEALHALHDAGCELITITQYLRPTPRHHPVERWAKPQEFVELKEEAEEIGFSGVMSGPLVRSSYRAGRLYQMAIEKRGAYVASQAV
- a CDS encoding DUF4191 domain-containing protein produces the protein MARKETAADAANPGRLKQIAQTYKMTRRADPRIGLIIAAVGIVTFGVFLAIGFLIGHPIYLGILGFVLAFLAMAIVFGRRAERAAFGQMEGQPGAAAAVLDKIGRGWTTTPAVAMNRSQDVVHRTVGKAGIVLVAEGNPNRVKSLLAAEKRRMARVVSDVPVHDVIVGTGEGQVPLKKLRTTLLKLPRVLQGPQVTATNDRLRAMGDLMSNMPLPKGPMPKGMRTPRGGPKMR
- a CDS encoding RDD family protein, with amino-acid sequence MDNRQAIGSWLSGPRAAAEDAGVDFGYRGEQLGLPEEGPGSIARPGRRMGAIAVDWGVSMLIAYGLFARGDQQAMGNWALGIFFVMTVLTVGTVGCTPGKALFRLRVIAEGGGRLGFVRVLVRSVLLCVAVPALIWDRDGRGLHDRLGRAVQVRI
- the glnA gene encoding type I glutamate--ammonia ligase, whose protein sequence is MFQNADDAKKFIADEDVKFVDVRFCDLPGVMQHFTIPAAAFDPNEELAFDGSSIRGFQAIHESDMALRADLSTARVDPFRRDKTININFFIHDPITGEQYSRDPRNIAKKAEAYLASTGIADTAYFGPEAEFYVFDNVRFQTSANESFYHIDSEAGAWNTGAVENNRGYKVRYKGGYFPAPPVDHFADLRAEISLELDKNGLQVERQHHEVGTAGQAEINYKFNTLLAAADDLMLFKYIVKNVAWRNQKTATFMPKPIFGDNGSGMHVHQSLWANGDPLFYDEQGYAGLSDTARYYIGGILKHAPSLLAFTNPTVNSYHRLVPGFEAPVNMVYSQRNRSAAMRIPITGSNPKAKRVEFRAPDPSSNPYLAFSALLMAGLDGVKNKIEPPEPIDKDLYELAPEEHAGVAQVPTSLPAVLDALEADHEYLLAGGVFTADLIETWIDYKRTNEIAPIQLRPHPHEFELYFDI